The genomic DNA TTCATCTGATGAAGAAGTAGGTCAATTAATTGCAGAAGCTATGGAACGCGTTGGTAATGATGGTGTTATCACTATTGAAGAATCAAAAGGCTTCGCAACTGAATTAGAAGTTGTTGAAGGTATGCAATTTGACCGTGGATATGCTTCTCCATACATGGTTACTGATTCAGATAAAATGGAAGCTGTATTAGAAAATCCATATATCTTAATCACTGATAAGAAAATTGCTAATATCCAAGAAGTGTTACCTGTATTAGAGCAAGTTGTTCAACAAGGTAAACCACTTTTAATGATTGCTGAAGATGTAGAAGGCGAAGCTTTAGCTACACTAGTTGTAAACAAACTTCGTGGTACATTTAATGCAGTAGCTGTTAAAGCTCCTGGATTTGGTGACCGTCGTAAAGCAATGCTAGAAGATATCTCTATCCTAACTGGTGCTGAAGTAATCACTGAAGACTTAGGATTGGACTTGAAAGCTACTACTGTTGCTCAATTAGGTCGTGCTTCAAAAGTTGTTGTAACAAAAGAAAATACAACAATTGTTGAAGGTACTGGCGCATCTGATAAAATTGCAGCTCGCGTAAACCAAATTCGTACACAATTAGAAGAAACAACTTCTGAATTTGATAAAGAAAAATTACAAGAGCGCTTAGCTAAATTAGCTGGTGGCGTAGCTGTAATCAAAGTTGGTGCAGCTACAGAAACTGAATTAAAAGAACGTAAGCTACGTATCGAAGATGCTTTAAATGCAACGCGCGCAGCTGTTGAAGAAGGTATTGTTTCTGGTGGTGGTACTGCACTAGTAAATGTACACAGCAAAGTATCAGCAATTGAAGCTGACGGAGATAAAGCTACTGGTGTAAATATCGTCTTACGTGCACTTGAAGAGCCAATTAGACAAATCGCTCACAACGCTGGCTTAGAAGGATCTGTGGTTGTAGATCGTCTAAAACGTGAAGAAGTTGGCGTAGGCTTCAACGCAGCAACTGGCGAGTGGGTTAACATGATCGACACTGGTATCGTAGACCCAACAAAAGTTACTCGTTCAGCATTACAAAATGCAGCATCTGTTGCAGCAATGTTCTTAACAACCGAAGCTGTAGTAGCTGACCAACCTGAAGAAGGTGGCGCACCTGCAATGCCTGACATGGGCGGAATGGGCGGCATGGGTGGAATGGGCGGCATGATGTAATCTGCCCCTCAAACCCTTGATAGATAAGGATTTGTTGGTAAAGTGAGAGTAGTTTGCTAACATTTTGCTAACATTGAGGATATTAACAGAGGCTTCTCATGAGTTCGGTGAACTTTTGGGAAGCCTCTTTTTTCATAGACTTAGTAATATGTGTATTAACATGTTTTGGTGTGTCACCATCTTTATGCTAAGAAGTTCTATAGTTTAAAGTCAATTCACTCCAATCTCTGCAAGTATTAAATGTAGGAGTATGTCTCAATGAGTGTGGAGTTAAATCGGTATTTAGCCCTGAAATTATTAATAATCTCCTCATTCAGTTTCCATATCTAACTTGTGAATAGTTTAAATTGAGAAGGTAAGTTAAAAAAAGGTTTATATAATGAAACTTACATCATAAGGACTTGATGGAGGGTAAATATTTAAGTAATTCTTGTTCTATTTGGCGAAGAGTTTTCCCATCTGTCTCAATCCTATTTTCTTCTGCCATCCTTAGTGTCCATTTGTAATCTTCAGCAGTATAATACTCATCATATATTTCAAATGTACCTTTTTTTCGTATATCCATTATTTCTGCTAACAACTGATCTGATGATTTGTCTTCAAAGTTAATTCCTAATTTATGTGCTTCCCTATATAGATTAATTTGTGATTTTCCTTCCATGATTTCTTGGTTAATTTCCACTTGAGTCTTTCCAGCTTTATCTACACGAAAAGCGCTTATTCTTCGTTTTACCATTTCTTCTTCAGGTAAATGATCATCTCCTTCATATCCTATGATACTAAAACCCTGTTTTCCGAGTATACGGTAGTAGTTATCCTTATTTATTTGATTTCCTTGTGAATCTATAATTCCATTTTCACCATCAAATTTTATTACTAACTTGCCATCAGAAGTTTTTAAGCCCTCATAATCATACATCCAAAGAGATTCGTCTTTAGAAAATTGATTAGGTTCACCTTGCAATCGATCAAAAAATTTGTTCTTATAAGCCAAAGTAACTACTGTTACACTTCCAAATGCAATAGTAGAAGCAACCACTGTTGCTACAATGATTTTCTTCATAATTAAGACTCCTTTTATATCTTGTAGTTTTGATTTTGATTTGTATTGTAATATTCAATTCTTAATATTATGGGTAGATATTTCTTAAGATTATCTTAATAAAGGAAGCACGACAGTTAAAATGAGCTGTAAAGTATATCATTTTTTAGAGAGGAATTTTTTATAGAAACACAGTCAACTAGAATGGGAATAGTCTAGGATGCTTTTTAGTAATGACCTTCAGTTACCTCGAGGGATATAGGAGTTAATCAAGACCTTGTGGATTATCCTGTGGATAATTTTAGCTTATAAATCCTATGTTATATAGTGGTTACTAAAGTGGAGGAGAATTGTTGATTTTTGATTAAGAGGGCACTTCAAACACATAAGCAAACTTCCCTTCCGGGGTAAAAATAACATTAGATGGCGGGAAAAGCAGTTGGATAGTAGCGGTAACGGAATGAGTTTTTATCTTAATGATGGTAACTGTATCAGAATCTGAATTTGTAACAAAAGCAACTTTTCCATCAGGAGTAAAAGTAGCATTAGAGTTTAATCCTACCGGGAGAGTAGCGATCACACTATGAGTTTTCGCATCATTTACAGCAGTTGTCAAAAAATTCAACCTTTAAAAGTAATAGTTATTTCTATGGTATAAGTGTATCACTTGAATGATATCGAACAGTGGAATTTAGACTGACTATAATCGAAAGCTAATGAGGGTTTTAGAAAACTCCTGAGTAATTATGTTTGGTAAATTATAAAGGTCCTTGTTGTTAACTTTGTTGCTATTGTTACCAAATCAGCACATTAAACAGTGAGTTTAAAGTCATCGTTGTACAGAAGAAAAGATGCCACGAACGCTAGTTGAAACGTGTTTATTTCTTAAATGAAAAACAGCTATTTTTAAAACACCTCGTAAGCCAATTTAAGGTGTTTTTAATAGAAGGAGTTATTTATTATTCATTATTTTTGGATTCCTTGATCCCGTTAATAATAGCTAATTTTATTATCCAATAAAGAACGAAAAATTTAACAAACGAAATAAAAAATTGGTAAATTAACCCTTTGGTGAAATAGGAGTTGACTAACAAATTTCTTATATTTTCAATGATTTCGAACATAATTACCTCCAGTTAAAACTTGTGTAAAGATAAAGTGTTTTTTGTGTATTATTACCAAAAACATAAAATTTATATTAAACAAAATAAGCAGCGAGTAAATTGGGGAGGTATAAGTAAAGTGTTATGAAAACTCAAGAGTTATTGTGAAAGACTTGAATCTAAGAAGCATGAATATATAGTCAAATTGAATTTAACTACACATCGATAGTTTTATATTACAACTTTTACAGACATCTCCCCACACAATAATATCTAGACAGCCATATATATAAATAAAATATTTAAGGGAGATGACGGAATGAGTAACCAATTGTGTAGAGGTAATGGCGAAGGCTTTGAGATAGTTGACTTTCAATTTCATATTCCTGCAACAAACGATGTGGACTTAGGGTCTCTTTCAACTGATTCAAATTATCCTACAACAATTGCACTGTTAACACTAAATAACTTAAAACCTGGTGATATTGTATTGCTAAGTTGGACATTTGTATTAAACAACCAAGGTGGTGATGAATTTACTCATCAAGTATGGAGAGGAGATACCACTATTCATAGGTCAATCAGAGGAATTGAAGGTGGCGGAGAAGATATTAGTATAACATCTTCTCAAACGATTGATAAAATTAATAGTTATCAATGTGCTACTTATAGATTAACTGGTTTTGCAAATAACCCAGCCATAAACCTTAATGGACCTGTTAATTTTAGCGCACAGCAATTAAGACCGAAAATCAAATTATGAAAAATGATTATGAAATCTATGAATTTACAAGTGGATTAGGTGTTTTGGTGATGAATTTCAATCTATCTTAACTAAAATAGGTATGAAAAAGAAAATTGCTGTGAAAATAGGTACTTTGTTAATAATCGCAGCTGTATGACCATATTATAAAACTTTTCTACACAATGATTTTAATTTAGGAGGGATTATCTTGCGCATCAGTAGTTATAACAAAAGATTTAGAAGTTGGTCAACAAAACAACCAATACTCATGCTGGTGAAGAATCCAAAATCCAAAACAGAATACCACGTTTCATATTATCACTCCTTTGAATTTGGGAATAAAGGTTAATGGTACCCATAGATTATGTTTGATAGGGATGTTCACATAATAAAAGAAGGTGAAGTTTATCGAGCTAACTGTCCAGCATGTACATATACTTTGTTTAACGATAAAGGAATGGTAAGGGTGAATAAAATTTGCTGGCAACAGTAGATATGATTGCTTACTAAAGATAGAGCTTTGAAAAAGAGTTAAGGGGTGAATTGAGTGGCTAAAATTAAAGAAATTGATATAAGCCAACAAACTAAGTCAAGTAATTTCATAAGTACAACAATATTAATGATCGAACAAGCAAAGCCACTTAGATGAGGTTAGATCCATCCGGTAAATTCAACACTCATAATGGGAAAATAGCGGATTGGGAGATTACAAAAGAAAAGAAGAAGACTATATACCTATCTGACAGCAGGTGGGCACTAATCATTGCAGCATTTTAGTTGTGTGGTTGGTGTCCTCTTTTAGTTGCTAAAAGAGGATGGTTTGAATGAATGCTGTGAAAAATGTTTAAGTTAAATTCTATCAAATTCAACCAGAAGTGTGAAACAACGTAAGCAATATAAAAAAGGCTTTCGAGAATGGGAAGAGTTAATGAGATAAAATAGGAGCCATTACTGAAATTTCTCTAATTCAAATAAAAGGTTGATAAAATCAGCAAAAATCCCTTTAATGTACCATTTACTAAATGGACAGAAAAATTTACATATTTTTTTGGTTTTTTGTAGCACAAAAAATGCTATAATGTTGTTAGGATTTTTGTGCTACAAAAAAAGGAGTGTTTAAATGAATCAAATAACCTTTTCCTCATACGGAGAATTAGAGCAATTGTTGAAAGAAAAATTCTATAAGAAAGCAAAGTTTATCGGGTTAAGTGATGAAGAAATTCAGCTATCTATCATTTATAAAAAGAAAGCGAAAGATCTGTGGGATAAGCATAATTGTCAACAGGTAATTGAACAGTATGGCACTGTTACGATAGAGGCTTGGATGGATGAAGAAGGAAATAGGAGAACCAAAAGAGGAAGGCCTAGAAAAGAAAAGTCAGAAAAACTTAGTTTTCCATTACACGTTCGATTGGATGAGGAGTCTTTTAAGAAACTTAATAATTATGCAAAGGAACATGATGTAAACTGTTCAACAGCAATTAGAATGATATTAAAAAATTTATAATTAGTGAATTGAAGGACCTTCGTTAATATAATTAATGGTGTTATTCAGGAGGATTGAAAATGAAAAAGAATCGTTTTAAATTTTGTTTTGATTTATTGATTGCAATTACATTTAGCTTATTATTTGCTCCAGCTATCACCAGTGTAGCATTTCATGAAATAGCTAGTATTTTATTGGCGGTAGCATTATTTATTCATTTATTCTTAAACAAAGATTGGATCATTGGTATGAGCAAAAAAATTTTCTCAAAAAGTATAAGAGGAAAAGCCTTACTATCATACTTATTAAATATAACCCTGTTGTTAGATATGTTGTTTATTATGGTAAGTGGATTATTAATTTCCGAGGTTATCTTTCCTAATTTTAGATATTTCACAAGCATAAATTGGCTTGCTCTTCATATTATTTTGTCAATCCTCGGATTACTTATAGTAGGGATTCATTTAGGATTACATTGGCAATGGATCAAACAAATTGGAAGCCAATACCCTAAATTAAAGAAGCTATTTTCTTTTCGTAAACCTTCTCGGATAAAAATTTTACGTATATTGTTGCTTATTGGGACAATTTTCTTGTTGGTCCAAATATTTAAATTGACTGTTGTATCGATGGAGTTAGTTAGTGGTCCGAGTTTAGGTGCTGAAAGTGCGGGAACAGAAGGGCATGAAAATCTATTTTCAGTTAACATATTAGGAATTTTACCAGTCTTCACAATCTATTCATGCCTTTTGGGTTCAATTGCTTTTTATACCAACTTAATAGAAAAAAGGGTCATGAATAAGAAACATACAAGGACGTCCTAATGGCATTTCACTTTTCGAAAATTAATCAAAATAAGTAGCTAATGTTGTATTTTTTTCTAGTGAGATCAAAGTTTTACAAAGAAACATATGTGAACAAGATTAACCTAGAGGAAGAAAGCTGCAACAAGTGACATAACCGTTAATGAAATAGTATTTTTGAATGCTGTAAATGTCTGCAGACCGCCTAAAAGGTTATTAAAAAAATATTTTTTCATAATATAAAATACAGTGAGGTATTTAATCGTTTATTAGCTCCCTAACGACACCAAATGGGTAGGGAGTACATAAGTTACATTAGTATATATTTAGTCACCTTGTAACATTTAGTACCGCCTTTTACTAAAATGTACCCTATAGAATAAGCACTTTAAAAAGTCTTCTTATAGGGTACATTTTTGTTGTCTATAATTTGAAGCTTATACGACGAATAATGAAGAAGCAGCCGCCATTATATGCCATATTAGAAAGGCAAACTCTTATAGACGAATGATGAAAGCAACACAAGAACATAGGATTGTACCCAATCTGTTGGACCGACAATTTAAGTAAGTCCCTGGAAAAGTACTCCTCTAACCGATATCACATATTTATTTTACGTAAGGGGTCAGAAAGCCTATTTGTCCACTATTAAAGATGGATCGACCAGTGAAATCTTAGCCTATCACGTATCAGATCGTATAACCATGAATTTAGCTACAGAGAGCCTATTAAAGCTAAAGTAAGAGAAATTGTAAACCTTTCTTAGTAAAAGTAAATAAATAGATTCATAAATCCTAACATGAATGGGAGCTTAAATAACTAAAAAGGTAGAGATAGTATAAGTTTTATATAATTTTTCTCATGCCTATTTTTCATAAGCTAGAACAGTTAAGCTCCTTCTTTAAAACAACATAATATCTATTTAACAAAAATAAATTAGGGTAATAATTCAGTGAAAGAAAAAGTGCAGATAAAAGTAAATTTCGACAATTTTATTGAAAATTTTGAAATAAATTGTTGACTAAATAGTAAAAATATACTAAATTGTTATTTAGTATACTTTATAGGATAAATTAGTATTAAAGGAATTTTTTTCTTTTTTATCTAAATTTATCTTATTGGTCTACTGAAAAATTCTAAGAACTCGCGAGCTTCATTAGAAAAACATTATCTTTGAGGGGAGTCGGTTAAATGTTAGCAAAGTTAGCAAATCTTTTATCAGGAAATTCTAAATTACAAGGTGAATGTGTTGACGAGAGATGTGAATGTGGATTCTACACAATTTGTGGTTGGGATCCTTCAGAAGGAAGAAAAGTGTGTTTCTGCACAAGAATCAAATAATTGTATATTACATCTAACGTAATATCTATAGCTTTCTCAGTTAATTAGTTAATATATAACTATTGAGTGCACTCATATTATTAACTAGTATGAAAAAAGACTGATAATTAACATAAGTAATTATCAGTCTTTTTTCTTGTAAATTAATCTTTTTATGTGTTAGAGGAGACATCATGAAAAATAACTATTATAAAAGATCATTCTATCTTGTCTTTAAATATGCAAAGTATTGGGTATTACTGTCTCTCATTTTCGCAATCATTACAGGGTTTGTGCCAATTATTACGGTTTGGCTATCAAAGGAAATTATTAACTTTATATCATCCGTATTAAGAGGGGATAATGATATTAATAGTCACCAACTTTGGCTATTATTATTTCTACAATTAATTGTACTTATTATCCAAAAATCTATTGGAAATATTAAGTTATATGTAAATTCAAAGTACGAAAAAAAACTTGATTATATTTTGGAAAAGATGGTATCAGAAAAGTCAGTCGGGTCTCCTTTAGCATTTTTTGAAAATGCAAAGTTTCATAATCATCTAGATAGAATTCAATATAATAAAGGAATTAGGTTGATGTCACCTGTAGTGTCTACTTTGAACATCTTTGAAGGAATAATTACTCTTACAAGCTTATTTATCTTTTTAATTTCATACCATTGGCTACTGATAGTGATTGTAATGGTAATTGTCATACCAATTATTTACTTAAGAGTAAAATACGGTAAGATGGAATTTCAAATGCATTTACACCAAACTCCTAAAGCAAGAGAGCAAGCATATCTCTCAGCATTACTTACTAATCGTGTCAGTGCAAGTGAGATAAGAATATTTAATCTTAAAGATTTCTTTC from Bacillus sp. SM2101 includes the following:
- the groL gene encoding chaperonin GroEL (60 kDa chaperone family; promotes refolding of misfolded polypeptides especially under stressful conditions; forms two stacked rings of heptamers to form a barrel-shaped 14mer; ends can be capped by GroES; misfolded proteins enter the barrel where they are refolded when GroES binds): MAKDIKFSEEARRSMLSGVDALANAVKVTLGPKGRNVVLEKKFGSPLITNDGVTIAKEIELEDAFENMGAKLVAEVASKTNDVAGDGTTTATVLAQAMITEGLKNVTAGANPMGVRKGIEKATKVAVEELKAISKQIEGKESISQVAAISSSDEEVGQLIAEAMERVGNDGVITIEESKGFATELEVVEGMQFDRGYASPYMVTDSDKMEAVLENPYILITDKKIANIQEVLPVLEQVVQQGKPLLMIAEDVEGEALATLVVNKLRGTFNAVAVKAPGFGDRRKAMLEDISILTGAEVITEDLGLDLKATTVAQLGRASKVVVTKENTTIVEGTGASDKIAARVNQIRTQLEETTSEFDKEKLQERLAKLAGGVAVIKVGAATETELKERKLRIEDALNATRAAVEEGIVSGGGTALVNVHSKVSAIEADGDKATGVNIVLRALEEPIRQIAHNAGLEGSVVVDRLKREEVGVGFNAATGEWVNMIDTGIVDPTKVTRSALQNAASVAAMFLTTEAVVADQPEEGGAPAMPDMGGMGGMGGMGGMM
- a CDS encoding DUF4405 domain-containing protein; the encoded protein is MKKNRFKFCFDLLIAITFSLLFAPAITSVAFHEIASILLAVALFIHLFLNKDWIIGMSKKIFSKSIRGKALLSYLLNITLLLDMLFIMVSGLLISEVIFPNFRYFTSINWLALHIILSILGLLIVGIHLGLHWQWIKQIGSQYPKLKKLFSFRKPSRIKILRILLLIGTIFLLVQIFKLTVVSMELVSGPSLGAESAGTEGHENLFSVNILGILPVFTIYSCLLGSIAFYTNLIEKRVMNKKHTRTS